A region of Panicum virgatum strain AP13 chromosome 8N, P.virgatum_v5, whole genome shotgun sequence DNA encodes the following proteins:
- the LOC120685616 gene encoding uncharacterized protein LOC120685616 produces MTYVNAIPELDGNNYGKWYQKLEIALAMANIDLAITTPAPQEPEKPVRAQNEETAAWAIREKNYDSAMTRYDAEKTRWNDSNRKCLMVMKGSTSDAIKMAIPDCHTASEYLAKVKSQFTGSSKAYAAILAEQLITKKYTGGGIREHILEMSHMANKLKTMDMPLPEKFIVQLVFKSLPKAFEAFHVNYNAFPEDWGIDKLIGMCVQEEDRLKNSNGGELAFQVQHKKKNFQNKNFQHNKRHFPPAKNQHESGSSRPPPQKDWENFPVEQDQCLKCKKRGHYKRDCPEFLKELLRKGIKYEEDPSKRLKKN; encoded by the exons ATGACTTATGTGAATGCCATTCCTGAACTGGATGGCAACAACTATGGGAAATGGTACCAGAAATTGGAGATAGCTCTGGCGATGGCCAATATAGATTTGGCCATCACAACGCCAGCTCCACAAGAACCAGAAAAGCCCGTAAGGGCACAGAATGAAGAAACTGCTGCTTGGGCTATCCGAGAGAAGAATTATGACTCTGCTATGACCAGATATGATGCTGAAAAGACACGTTGGAATGATTCCAACCGCAAGTGTCTTATGGTCATGAAGGGTTCCACTTCAGATGCCATCAAGATGGCGATCCCAGATTGTCACACCGCTTCAGAATATTTAGCAAAGGTGAAGAgtcagtttactggttcttccaAGGCTTATGCTGCCATTCTTGCTGAGCAGCTTATCACCAAGAAATACACTGGCGGTGGCATCAGAGAACATATATTAGAAATGAGCCACATGGCCAACAAGCTTAAGACAATGGACATGCCTTTGCCAGAAAAGTTCATTGTTCAGCTGGTCTTCAAGTCCCTACCAAAGGCGTTTGAGGCATTTCATGTCAACTATAATGCTTTTCCAGAAGATTGGGGAATTGACAAGCTGATTGGCATGTGTGTTCAAGAAGAAGATCGCCTTAAGAACTCCAATGGTGGTGAACTTGCTTTTCAAGTTCAGCACAAGAAAAAGAACTTTCAGAATAAGAACTTCCAGCATAACAAGAGACATTTCCCACCAGCCAAGAATCAGCATGAGAGTGGCTCTTCCAGACCACCTCCACAGAAAGACTGGGAAAATTTTCCAGTTGaacaagaccagtgcctgaagtgcAAAAAGAGAGGGCACTACAAAAGGGACTGCCCAGAATTTCTGAAAGAGTTGTTAAGAAAGG ggatcaAGTATGAGGAGGACCCTTCCAAGAGGCTCAAGAAGAATTAA